CTAAATCTAGGTATAAATAAAAAGCTGCCCCAGTTAGCTGTGCATAACTTCTACCTAGGGGAAAACTTTAAAAAAAATATAGAATGTATTTTTAAGGGAATTCTACCTGCTAACCCCTCCTTATATATCTATTGTCCCAGCGTTCTCGATAAAGAGAGGGCCCCGCAGGGAAGCGAAACTATAAATGTTATCGCTAGAGTCCCTAACCTTAAAAGCAAACCTTATTGGGATAGTAGGACCATTAGGTTATTAGAACACAGAGTTATAAGAAACCTCAAAAAAATCAGTGGACTAGCAGATATAGATAAACATATAGTTTACAAGAACCTTACTCAACCAAAAGACTTTGAAACAACCTGGAATTGTTATAAGGGAGCTGCTTTTGGCATAGGTCCAACAGTTTCTCAAACTAACTATCTACGTCCCCATTTTAAGTCTCCCTCTGCCGATAATCTTTATTTTGTTGGGGACTCGTTACACCCTGGTGTAGGGATATCTATGGTGTTGCTAAGCAGTAAGCATTTAATTCATGAACTTGAACATCAAAATACAACTAATTAGCAACAGGTAGTGTGTATTCTGAGTCTAAAAAAACATTTTTTATGTTTTCTCCTAAAACATGTTCCACCGTAGTTGTTTTTGACTGTTTTGCTCTTTTTAAAGCTTGTCCTGTTAGATTGAACTTTTCTGGAGAGCTAACAGCTTCTGTAAGGGGAATTATTTCATACACATATTTCCCTTCCTTTAAATAACGATTAACCCATGTTGGTATAATAGTTACTGACTCAATCTCAATTTTATTTTTTGATACATCCTTTGTAATATTAACATTAACAATTAAACCATCTTCAGTATACCTGTTTTCCAATGTTTCATATCTTTGATTGGAAATAAAGTTCCCCATAGAATAAACTACTAAAGTTTCATGCTCTCCATCTGTTGATTCATACCATTGAATTGGTTGTACCACATGTGGATGACTGCCAAAAATAATATCTACACCGCTATCAGCTAACGACTGTGAGATCTTTTGTTGATAAGAGTTAGGTTCTCTATGATATTCACTACCCCAGTGCATGTAAAAAATTATAACTTCTGCACCTTCCTCTTCCATCTTCTCAACTCTCTGCACCATTGTTTTAAGATCTTCATCTAAATTTTGATAGCTAAAACTATCTATAAGGGGCTCTACAGTGTGTGGTATTGTTATTCCGTTTATCGTCCGATGTCCATTAACTATAGGTGTTTCATATGTGTAAGCAGAAACACCTACTTTAATTCCATCTACGTCGAAAATCTCATAACTCTTTTCCTCTTTGCTCCTTCTAGTCCCGATAGAAGCTAACCCTTTTTTCTCCAAAACATCTAGTGTTCGTAACATACCAGACTTGCCGGTGTCATAGGTATGATTATTTGACGTCGATATTCCATGAAAACCCGCTTTAAAAAGCCCTTCTGCCAGTTCATCTGGGGCATTAAAAAGAGGAAATCCAGAATAACCCCTTTCGTGTCCTGCCAGAGTTGTTTCTAAATTTGCCAACGCTAAATCCGAGTCTTGGATATGAGGTTTAATATATTTAAAATTGTTGTTAAAATCATATTCTCCAGTACCTTGATCATATTGGGCGTTAATTTGAGGTTGATGTGCCATTACATCCCCAACAGCACTTATCTGTATCGTAACTGGTTCTGGCAGCTCAGGTTTATTATCATCTTTATTTTCTACAGTTTTTTCTTCTTTATCTTCCTTTGGTTCATCTACATTTACATCAGTAGTGCATGCGGATAACAAGAAAACGCATATAACTACAAATGTTATATTTAGTATTTTTTTCACTTCAACGTCTACCTCCTACACTTTTTTTTTAAAGACGGTTCAAAAACTCCAGACTTTCTTAATTCGGAAATCATTTTGCTATTACCTATATTATCTTTATTATAGCATTTATACATAAAAAATGGCTTAGCTTTCTTATTTCTTTATAAAGTTGGGTTTTTTATATATAATATTAAGTAAGCTACTAACAAATAAAAGGAGTGCCAAAATTTATGACTTATAATTTAAAAGATTTAAAGGAAAAACACAGAAAAAATAAAGATACTATAAGCTTAACACTACACAATAATAAAGAAGTAAAGTGTGATGTTTTGTCAATTTTTACTGTAAAAAATAAAGAGTACATAGCTGTTTTACCAAAGAAGTCTGAAACCGTCTTACTCTATCGCTACAACGAAAGAAATTACAGCCCTGTTTTAACTAATATCGAGGATAGCAGAGAGTATGCCTTGGTTTCTCACAGGTTTATGAAACTTAATCAATAACATGTTATTACAGTCAGCAAATTTGCGATAAAAAAAGTGTGAGCACCTATCATGGTGACCCACACTTTTTTTATTATACCACAGCCACAAAATCTGGCAGAACTCGAAAGCGAACTATATCTCCATCATTAACTATTTCATCTGGATGAAAGTGCATCAGTAGACTTTGTTTTGTGCCATTACCTAAATCAACTTCAATTTTCGCATCAATATTTTGTCCTGTATAAATAGTATCTAACACCCTTCCTTCAAATGGTCCGTTTTCATCTTTTTTTATACTCCCAGGGCGTATAGATACATAGACCTGCTCTTTTGCTTTTATATTAGGAGTATTCCTACAAGGAATGGTTCCAAAGCTTGTAGCCACACAAGCTTCACCTTCAACCACAACACCCTTTAAAATGTTAGTTTCACCCACAAAATTTGCTACAAACTTGTTTGCAGGGTTTTGATAAATTTCCCGTGGAGTACCATTTTGTTGAATAACTCCATCCTTTATGACCACAATTCTATCAGAAATTGCAAGAGCATCTTTTTGATCATGAGATACCAGCACTGCGGTGGCCCCAGCTTCTTTAATTATTCGCTTTACTTCCAAGCGCATCTGTACTCTCAAATCAGCATCTAAAGAACTAAAAGGCTCATCTAATAAAACCACAACTGGCCTACGAGCCAATGCTCTTGCAAGAGCAACCCTTTGCTGTTGACCTCCTGAAAGCTCATGGGGGTATCTTTTTGCAAGTTCTGATAACCCCACAAGTTCCAATACTTCCTTAACTCTTTTGGTTCGATCTTTACTTTTGTAACCAAACCCAACATTATTAAAAACATCTAAGTGAGGAAAAAGGGCAAAATCCTGAAATACCATCCCTACACCCCTGTTTTCAGGGGGGACCCACTTGGACTTATCGCTAACAAGGTTTTCAGCTAGTGATATACTACCACTGTCTGTTCTTTCAAATCCTGCTATTAATCTCAGAGTAGTAGATTTACCACAACCGCTAGGTCCTAATAAAGTTATGATATCACCCTGTTTTAC
This genomic interval from Proteinivorax tanatarense contains the following:
- a CDS encoding CapA family protein; this translates as MKKILNITFVVICVFLLSACTTDVNVDEPKEDKEEKTVENKDDNKPELPEPVTIQISAVGDVMAHQPQINAQYDQGTGEYDFNNNFKYIKPHIQDSDLALANLETTLAGHERGYSGFPLFNAPDELAEGLFKAGFHGISTSNNHTYDTGKSGMLRTLDVLEKKGLASIGTRRSKEEKSYEIFDVDGIKVGVSAYTYETPIVNGHRTINGITIPHTVEPLIDSFSYQNLDEDLKTMVQRVEKMEEEGAEVIIFYMHWGSEYHREPNSYQQKISQSLADSGVDIIFGSHPHVVQPIQWYESTDGEHETLVVYSMGNFISNQRYETLENRYTEDGLIVNVNITKDVSKNKIEIESVTIIPTWVNRYLKEGKYVYEIIPLTEAVSSPEKFNLTGQALKRAKQSKTTTVEHVLGENIKNVFLDSEYTLPVAN
- a CDS encoding DUF1292 domain-containing protein, which codes for MTYNLKDLKEKHRKNKDTISLTLHNNKEVKCDVLSIFTVKNKEYIAVLPKKSETVLLYRYNERNYSPVLTNIEDSREYALVSHRFMKLNQ
- a CDS encoding ABC transporter ATP-binding protein, with product MNAIQLKSVSKTYLGTNKPAVNDINLSVKQGDIITLLGPSGCGKSTTLRLIAGFERTDSGSISLAENLVSDKSKWVPPENRGVGMVFQDFALFPHLDVFNNVGFGYKSKDRTKRVKEVLELVGLSELAKRYPHELSGGQQQRVALARALARRPVVVLLDEPFSSLDADLRVQMRLEVKRIIKEAGATAVLVSHDQKDALAISDRIVVIKDGVIQQNGTPREIYQNPANKFVANFVGETNILKGVVVEGEACVATSFGTIPCRNTPNIKAKEQVYVSIRPGSIKKDENGPFEGRVLDTIYTGQNIDAKIEVDLGNGTKQSLLMHFHPDEIVNDGDIVRFRVLPDFVAVV